A single region of the Epinephelus moara isolate mb chromosome 14, YSFRI_EMoa_1.0, whole genome shotgun sequence genome encodes:
- the metap1 gene encoding methionine aminopeptidase 1, with product MASTEARRECETEGCNKDAKLQCPTCIKLGIQGSYFCSQECFKGSWVSHKLLHKKAKEDKNLNESKNCVEKDINTDPWPGYRYTGKLHPHYPLTPMRPIPGDIQRPDYADHPRGISESEQFLKGTSQIKILCPEDIEGMRVVCKLAREVLDIAAEMVKPGVTTEEIDHAVHLACIARNCYPSPLNYYNFPKSCCTSVNEVICHGIPDRRPLQEGDILNVDITVYHSGFHGDLNETFYVGEVDEEAKKLVQTTYECLMQAIDSVKPGIRYRELGNIIQKHAQANGFSVVRSYCGHGIHRLFHTAPNVPHYAKNKAVGVMKPGHVFTIEPMICEGGWQDETWPDGWTAVTRDGKRSAQFEHTLLVTETGCEILTRRLEDNGRAHFLNQM from the exons ATGGCGAGCACCGAGGCTAGAAGGGAGTGTGAGACGGAGGGCTGCAACAAGGACGCCAAACTTCAGTGCCCAACATGTATCAAGCTTGGTATTCAAGGCTCCTATTTCTGTTCACAG gAATGTTTCAAAGGGAGCTGGGTGTCTCACAAGTTGCTGCACAAAAAAGCAA AGGAGGACAAGAACCTGAATGAGTCTAAGAACTGTGTGGAGAAGGACATCAACACAGACCCATGGCCAGGCTACCGCTACACAGGAAAACTACACCCTCACTACCCACTG ACTCCCATGAGGCCCATTCCCGGTGACATCCAAAGACCTGACTATGCTGATCATCCCCGAG GGATATCTGAGTCAGAGCAGTTTCTGAAGGGGACGTCACAGATCAAGATCCTGTGTCCTGAGGACATTGAGGGCATGAGAGTGGTGTGCAAG CTGGCACGAGAAGTCCTGGACATCGCAGCGGAGATGGTGAAACCTGGTGTCACAACAGAAGAAATCGACCATGCTGTACATCTG gcCTGCATAGCAAGGAACTGCTACCCCTCCCCTCTCAACTACTACAACTTCCCCAAATCCTGCTGCACATCTGTCAATGAAGTCATCTGCCATGGCATCCCAGACAGAAGACCATTACAAGAAGGAGATATCCTTAATG TGGACATCACCGTTTACCACAGCGGTTTCCATGGTGACCTCAATGAAACCTTCTACGTCGGCGAGGTGGATGAAGAAGCAAAGAAACTGGTTCAGACCACATATGAATGCCTTATGCAAGCCATCGACTCAG TGAAGCCTGGCATACGCTACAGAGAATTAGGTAACATCATTCAGAAGCACGCTCAGGCCAACGGCTTCTCTGTGGTGCGGAGCTACTGTGGCCACGGTATCCATAGACTTTTCCACACTGCTCCCAATGTGCCACATTATGCCA AAAACAAAGCAGTTGGAGTTATGAAGCCTGGCCACGTGTTCACCATTGAACCCATGATATGTGAAG GTGGCTGGCAAGACGAGACATGGCCTGATGGCTGGACGGCGGTGACCAGAGATGGGAAGCGCTCAGCTCAGTTCGAACACACCCTGCTGGTGACGGAGACCGGCTGCGAGATCCTCACCCGCCGCCTGGAGGACAACGGTCGCGCTcatttcctaaaccaaatgtaG